Genomic DNA from Longimicrobium sp.:
GGGAAGCCTCGCAAACTGCGCGAGGCTGTTCGGCCCGGCGGCGGGTTCAACGATAGGTGATCGCCAGATCCGGTGTTAGTCGTGCGGGGCGGTGGCGACGCCGGTGGACCAGAACGCCCGCGCCGCGCCGCCGGCCGGATGATCGCGCCGGAGCGAGCGGCGGTGGCGCCCCAGGGCCTCGAGCGCGGGAGCGGAGAGGCCGCCGCGAAGCTTCGCGGCCTCGTGCGCGGTGAGCGGGAGAAGGCTCCAGTGCTGCGGGTCGTCGCCGTTCCCCCAGTCCACCGTCTCGATGAACACCGAGAGGAACCGCTGGCCGCACGCGCCGCACGCCAGGACCATCACGTGGAAGTGCGGCTCGTCCGCCATCTCGGCCTCGCGGCGGAGCGCCTGCCGGGCCTCCCACGCGGCGTCCGCGTCCGCGGGCCAGCAGCGGACGCAGCCGTATCCCCCCGCCTTCCCGGGATGCATCCGCCTACGCTCCGGCGGGTCCGCCCCACCGGGCCACGTCGGCGGGGCGCTCCTCCAGCACGTGGATGGCCTCGCGGTAGCCGTGCAGCGTGCCCACGTCCACGTACGCCTCGCCGGCGCGGACGCCGCGCGCGCGGCCGCCCGCCGCCAGCCACGCGTTCACCAGCGTGCCGATGTACTCGTCGCGCCGGCCGCGCTCCTGCCAGAGCGCGTGCAGCTCGGCCAGGGTGCGCGCGGGGAGCTTGAACGCGCCCCACACCCAGTGCGTGGCCGCGCCCGGCTGCTTCACCTGGATCTCGCGCACCGAGCCGTCCTCGTCGTGCACCACGGCGTCGAAGAACTCGGGGCGGTCCACGGGAAAGAGGAGGAACGAGAGCTCGCCGTCCGGCAGCGCCCGGAACCCGTCTTCCGGGAACCAGAGGGTGTCGGGGAGGCCCACCAGCACGTCGTCATCGGGAGAGATGAACGGCAGGGCGCGGAAGATGGAGTCGCAGAGCCCCGCCGGCTTCGGCTGCACCACGTAGCACAGCGAGGCGCCGCCCATCTCCCCGCCGTAGTAGCCCAGGATGTCGGACTTCCCCGGGGAGATGACGAAGCAGATGCGGTCGGCGCCGCCGCGGATCATCCGCTCCACCAGGTACTCGCTGACGGCGCGCGGCCGCTCCACCCCGTCCTCGTCCTCGCGGCTGCCGACGGGGAGCAGCTCCTTGCTGAACGCGAGCGGCTGGATGCGCGTTCCCGCGCCCGCCGCCGGCACGATTCCCCACATCTCCTCACGCCTCCATCGCCAGGGATCCCTCGGCCGCATCCGCGTCCGACCGCCACCCCTCGCCGCGCACCGCGGCGTCCAGCATCTCCTCCAGCTCCATCGCCCTGCGCTCGCTGGTGTGCGCCGCAAGCGTCCGCTCGCGCGCGGCGGCGGCGATGCGCGTGAGCTCGTCGCGCGGGAGGGAGATGGCGGCCACCGCCTCGTCGGTG
This window encodes:
- a CDS encoding nucleotidyltransferase family protein, whose amino-acid sequence is MWGIVPAAGAGTRIQPLAFSKELLPVGSREDEDGVERPRAVSEYLVERMIRGGADRICFVISPGKSDILGYYGGEMGGASLCYVVQPKPAGLCDSIFRALPFISPDDDVLVGLPDTLWFPEDGFRALPDGELSFLLFPVDRPEFFDAVVHDEDGSVREIQVKQPGAATHWVWGAFKLPARTLAELHALWQERGRRDEYIGTLVNAWLAAGGRARGVRAGEAYVDVGTLHGYREAIHVLEERPADVARWGGPAGA